A single genomic interval of Gemmatimonadota bacterium harbors:
- a CDS encoding ATP-binding cassette domain-containing protein — protein MANKTAIEFVEVFKSFEAQPVLKGLDLRVPWSEITTILGPSGCGKSVTLKHVVGIERADEGKVVVAGYDMERIRHGELIALRKRIGVLFQSSALFDSMTVKENVAFGLRMHTRMSEEEIAERVHVCLDAVRLAGTEAKMPVELSGGMRKRAALARAIAMEPDFILYDEPTTGLDPNTSSVVGDYILKLQSELNVTSVVVTHDMPLARRVSDRVALLYDGKAVVQGAMEDVEASGNEVFELFVQGRLG, from the coding sequence ATGGCGAATAAAACGGCTATTGAGTTTGTCGAGGTCTTTAAGTCTTTTGAAGCCCAACCCGTGCTGAAAGGGCTTGACCTGCGGGTTCCCTGGTCTGAGATTACGACGATTTTGGGACCGAGTGGATGCGGCAAAAGTGTGACCTTAAAGCATGTAGTTGGGATTGAGCGGGCTGATGAGGGAAAGGTCGTGGTTGCCGGTTATGACATGGAGCGGATTCGCCATGGCGAGTTGATCGCGTTGCGCAAGCGCATCGGAGTTTTATTTCAGTCTTCGGCACTTTTTGATTCTATGACGGTGAAGGAAAATGTGGCTTTTGGGTTGCGTATGCACACCAGGATGTCCGAAGAAGAAATTGCAGAGCGCGTGCATGTCTGCCTCGATGCTGTGCGATTGGCGGGTACAGAGGCCAAGATGCCGGTTGAGTTGTCGGGGGGAATGAGGAAACGCGCGGCACTTGCGCGGGCCATTGCGATGGAACCCGATTTTATTCTTTACGATGAACCCACAACGGGTCTGGATCCAAATACATCCAGTGTTGTGGGGGATTATATACTTAAATTGCAATCGGAACTCAATGTGACATCGGTGGTCGTCACCCACGATATGCCTCTTGCCCGGCGCGTTTCAGACCGGGTTGCCCTGCTCTATGACGGCAAAGCAGTGGTTCAGGGTGCAATGGAAGATGTCGAGGCATCTGGCAATGAGGTTTTTGAATTGTTTGTTCAAGGCAGGTTGGGGTAG
- a CDS encoding ABC transporter substrate-binding protein, whose amino-acid sequence MLQNIRIIIAIALAAGIIWNCGGERVTQSETGTDEQIGRPLSKLAAQQNASHAVIIANVQQDDAPVSGAKVEFARSIAGQKPDYQWSGMTDENGQVWIEISAGNGYYQARASQDGIEIGSWTSIPINEGQKVRLNLPIGGRAQIAVEGLPAEITIGVVLPLTGQLGAGGQVLIAGFELAREEINRSSLLGGSKINFIMEDNRSTPEGSVEAYNKLIHRDGVSAIIGPYTSSSTQEAFPIAQENKVVAISPTSASPGLSAMGTFLFRTSLTVNWLIPRGVTATHEQLGYQKVATIFQAGDVFAQNSDALIKEILLQNGVEILITETFQVGQTDFSEQLTRIKESNPDAIFLSALPITEANDILIQTRQIGIPPEVHFITQTLTPGEIERAGAAAEGAISFTAWTSTADTPRNRAFVQNYTMIAGVEPSAFTAQSYATVHILANAIANAQSTDSRAIRDALAKTRDLDTILGKFSFDANGDGIYNPVVLIVRNGKLEVFSASPQKKEIPIGVVLPLTGHLSSLGPVVNNGLQLAFAEINHSPLLGDMRLKPIVEDNQSTIEGAIEAYNKLIHRDGVSVIIGPLASTITREAFPIAQQNQIVAISPTSAARGLSEIGDFVFRTIITVDRFVPVGVKTTHEKLGYQKVATIYQNDDVFSRSSNEAITEALRQNNVEVITTETFQTGDTDFSEQLTRIKESNPDAIFLSALPVEKEAVLIQTRQIGIPAEIHFITTSLTTGNVQRAGAAAEGAISITAWSSMSDTPGNRAFVENYTMKYNAEPDEFVAQAYATAYILANAIAAAPSTDSESIRDALAHITNLDTILGKFSFDANGDAIYNPIILIVKNGKFEVFNP is encoded by the coding sequence ATGTTGCAAAATATTCGCATTATAATCGCAATAGCCCTTGCCGCAGGAATAATATGGAACTGTGGCGGTGAGCGCGTAACGCAGTCAGAAACAGGGACAGACGAACAAATTGGCCGTCCCCTGAGCAAATTAGCTGCACAACAAAATGCGTCACACGCTGTAATCATAGCTAATGTACAGCAGGATGACGCACCCGTAAGCGGTGCAAAAGTAGAATTTGCGCGTTCTATTGCGGGACAAAAACCGGATTATCAGTGGTCCGGTATGACCGATGAGAACGGTCAAGTGTGGATAGAGATCTCAGCGGGCAACGGTTATTATCAAGCGCGCGCCTCACAGGACGGGATTGAGATCGGATCCTGGACCAGCATTCCAATTAACGAAGGCCAAAAAGTACGGCTCAACTTGCCCATTGGAGGCAGGGCACAGATAGCAGTAGAAGGTCTTCCCGCAGAAATCACCATAGGCGTCGTCCTGCCTCTGACGGGTCAACTCGGTGCAGGTGGTCAGGTGCTTATAGCTGGCTTCGAACTCGCACGCGAAGAAATTAACCGTTCATCGCTACTCGGCGGATCAAAAATCAATTTTATTATGGAAGACAACCGCAGCACCCCAGAAGGCTCTGTTGAAGCTTATAACAAACTGATTCATCGCGATGGCGTATCCGCTATCATCGGTCCGTACACCTCAAGTTCAACCCAAGAGGCTTTTCCCATTGCCCAAGAAAATAAAGTCGTGGCGATTAGTCCAACCTCAGCCTCCCCAGGCCTCAGCGCAATGGGCACTTTCCTCTTCCGCACCAGTCTCACCGTTAACTGGCTCATACCCCGTGGTGTCACGGCCACGCATGAGCAACTCGGCTATCAAAAGGTGGCCACAATATTCCAGGCTGGCGATGTCTTTGCCCAAAATAGCGATGCACTAATCAAAGAAATACTCCTTCAAAACGGCGTCGAAATTTTGATAACAGAGACCTTCCAGGTTGGTCAAACCGACTTCTCGGAACAATTAACCCGAATAAAAGAATCGAATCCAGACGCCATCTTCCTCTCCGCGCTACCGATAACAGAGGCGAATGATATACTGATCCAGACTCGGCAAATCGGCATCCCCCCCGAAGTTCACTTCATCACACAAACCCTGACCCCAGGTGAAATAGAACGCGCAGGTGCTGCCGCTGAGGGCGCGATCAGTTTTACCGCATGGACCAGCACGGCCGACACCCCGAGAAATCGCGCCTTCGTCCAAAATTACACGATGATAGCTGGCGTTGAACCCAGCGCATTCACCGCACAATCCTATGCCACCGTCCATATCCTGGCGAACGCCATCGCCAATGCCCAATCAACAGATTCAAGGGCAATTCGGGACGCCCTGGCAAAAACCAGAGACCTGGACACGATCCTGGGCAAATTCTCTTTTGACGCCAATGGAGATGGGATTTACAACCCGGTTGTACTGATCGTCAGAAACGGCAAACTCGAAGTCTTCAGCGCGTCACCGCAAAAAAAAGAAATACCCATTGGCGTCGTCTTGCCTCTAACAGGCCATCTCTCTTCCCTTGGCCCGGTAGTAAATAACGGACTCCAACTCGCATTCGCAGAGATTAACCATTCACCGCTACTCGGCGATATGAGACTCAAACCCATAGTTGAAGACAATCAGAGCACCATAGAAGGCGCTATTGAAGCCTATAACAAACTGATTCATCGCGACGGCGTATCCGTCATCATCGGTCCATTGGCCTCAACGATAACCAGAGAAGCTTTTCCCATCGCCCAGCAAAATCAAATCGTAGCCATCAGCCCGACCTCCGCCGCCCGTGGCCTCAGCGAAATAGGCGATTTTGTATTTCGCACGATTATTACCGTAGATCGCTTCGTGCCCGTTGGTGTTAAGACCACACATGAGAAACTCGGCTATCAGAAAGTCGCCACCATATATCAAAACGATGATGTCTTCTCCCGGAGCAGCAACGAAGCGATCACAGAAGCACTCCGACAAAACAACGTCGAAGTAATAACCACAGAAACTTTCCAAACCGGTGACACCGACTTCTCGGAACAATTAACCCGAATAAAAGAATCGAATCCAGACGCCATCTTCCTCTCCGCTTTACCCGTGGAAAAGGAAGCCGTTCTGATCCAGACTCGACAAATCGGCATCCCCGCCGAAATTCACTTTATCACGACATCTTTAACCACAGGCAATGTACAACGCGCGGGTGCCGCCGCCGAAGGAGCGATCAGTATTACCGCCTGGAGCAGCATGTCTGACACACCGGGCAATCGCGCCTTTGTCGAAAATTACACAATGAAATACAACGCCGAACCAGACGAATTCGTCGCCCAAGCGTATGCCACTGCCTATATCCTGGCAAATGCCATCGCCGCTGCCCCATCAACTGATTCAGAGTCGATTCGAGATGCACTGGCGCATATCACAAACCTGGACACAATTTTGGGCAAATTCTCCTTTGACGCCAATGGAGACGCGATTTACAACCCAATTATCCTGATCGTCAAAAACGGCAAATTTGAGGTCTTCAATCCATAG
- a CDS encoding MlaD family protein, whose amino-acid sequence MRDRRQEIILGAVVFFAVVILVVGTVWLSERYAGAAGGYRIHAKFDSVPGLQVGNPVTFRGVRVGKVLSITLEDGLPFVALGFASVRDLPVDSRFLLKSDGLLGGQMIEIQLGESEQRLPDGAVVQGISASDLDAMVSESRLMIEKIRNAVDGVASDNNLAHLESVLSRIDTTTYYLNRLLNDDNLGKVDKMLDSLAVATGDASGLMRDNRENLSIAATNIAVTMERLARISAQMESTSVAMQNTFANLDDISKGIRDGRGTVGRLVKDEAVYEHLDRTLTSVDSLIEDIKRNPKRYLHISIF is encoded by the coding sequence ATGAGAGATCGTCGGCAAGAAATTATCCTGGGCGCAGTTGTATTTTTTGCAGTCGTTATTCTGGTGGTTGGCACGGTGTGGCTCTCTGAGCGTTATGCAGGTGCGGCTGGTGGATATCGAATCCATGCTAAGTTCGACAGTGTGCCGGGGCTTCAAGTGGGCAATCCCGTGACGTTTCGCGGGGTGCGGGTGGGAAAGGTTCTGTCTATTACCCTTGAGGATGGGCTGCCTTTTGTTGCGCTCGGGTTTGCCTCAGTGAGAGATTTGCCCGTGGATTCGCGTTTTTTACTCAAATCCGACGGTTTGCTGGGTGGACAGATGATCGAGATTCAGTTGGGGGAGTCGGAACAGCGTCTTCCCGATGGTGCTGTTGTGCAGGGTATTTCTGCTTCTGATCTCGATGCGATGGTGTCTGAAAGCAGGCTTATGATCGAAAAAATTCGCAATGCAGTAGATGGCGTCGCCAGTGATAACAATCTCGCGCATCTGGAAAGCGTTCTTTCGCGTATTGATACGACCACGTACTATCTCAACCGATTATTGAATGACGATAATCTGGGTAAGGTCGATAAGATGCTCGACAGTTTGGCGGTGGCGACGGGCGATGCGAGTGGTTTGATGCGGGATAATCGCGAAAATTTGAGTATTGCAGCGACCAATATAGCTGTGACGATGGAACGCCTTGCGCGGATTTCGGCACAGATGGAATCGACTTCGGTTGCTATGCAGAATACATTTGCCAATCTCGATGATATTTCCAAAGGGATACGAGACGGACGCGGTACGGTTGGGCGTTTGGTTAAGGACGAAGCGGTGTACGAGCATCTGGATCGCACTCTGACGTCTGTGGATAGTCTTATTGAAGATATCAAGCGGAATCCCAAACGCTATCTCCATATTAGTATATTCTGA
- a CDS encoding ABC transporter permease: MGRLFAFLGGQLAAFFIQVFQMFCYGVQCVTEMRHLYLYRHQIIGQCYAVGVSSLPLVCLISAFSGMAIAIQTAYQMEEYVPDYMVGALMVRSVILVLSPILLGLVLAGRVGAGIASELGTMKVSEQVDALTSMAVDPVGYLMLPRMLAGAIMVPVLVIYSFLVANICGFGMSMIKMAITPTELVKGMKLYFEVYDVFVGLVKSVVYGGLLTFMGSYMGLCTAGGAQGVGRAATAAVVISSALVLILDYFLTHALLY; this comes from the coding sequence ATGGGCCGATTATTTGCATTCCTCGGTGGGCAACTCGCCGCATTTTTTATTCAGGTTTTCCAGATGTTCTGCTATGGCGTCCAGTGCGTGACGGAAATGCGGCATCTCTACCTCTATCGACATCAGATTATCGGACAGTGTTATGCTGTTGGTGTTAGTTCTTTACCCCTGGTCTGCCTGATTTCGGCTTTTAGCGGGATGGCGATCGCTATTCAGACGGCTTATCAGATGGAAGAGTACGTGCCCGACTATATGGTAGGTGCACTTATGGTCCGGTCTGTGATACTCGTGCTGTCACCTATTTTGTTGGGTCTCGTGCTCGCGGGCAGGGTGGGTGCGGGTATTGCGTCTGAACTCGGCACTATGAAAGTCTCAGAGCAAGTGGATGCGCTCACGTCAATGGCTGTCGATCCAGTGGGGTATCTCATGTTGCCCCGAATGCTCGCTGGCGCGATTATGGTTCCAGTTCTCGTGATTTATTCTTTCTTGGTTGCGAATATCTGCGGGTTTGGTATGTCGATGATCAAGATGGCTATTACGCCTACAGAATTGGTCAAAGGTATGAAGCTCTATTTTGAGGTGTATGATGTTTTTGTCGGATTGGTCAAATCCGTTGTTTATGGTGGGTTGTTGACGTTTATGGGATCTTACATGGGGCTTTGCACCGCGGGCGGCGCGCAGGGCGTTGGACGGGCTGCTACGGCTGCAGTTGTGATATCTTCTGCGCTCGTTCTCATTCTCGATTATTTTTTAACACACGCGTTGTTGTATTGA
- a CDS encoding sigma-70 family RNA polymerase sigma factor has product MSKSYNKSQTRLSRRTKFNPDFWEVRVDQNILEQFSLEQNPHYETEEDVQARFRQREWTSRLIPLVLKLMDEVLTPRQREIVHLYFFRKMTEHEISQQLGISVPSVSQHLFGKSRGGKTVGGAIPKLRKKLAQMHIGEFEIPDSQ; this is encoded by the coding sequence TTGAGCAAGTCCTACAACAAATCCCAAACCAGGCTTTCCCGCAGAACGAAGTTCAATCCTGATTTCTGGGAAGTTCGGGTTGACCAGAACATCCTTGAACAATTCTCTCTTGAACAGAATCCGCACTACGAGACAGAGGAGGATGTCCAGGCACGATTTCGTCAGCGTGAGTGGACATCCCGATTAATACCGCTAGTTCTCAAGCTGATGGATGAGGTTCTTACCCCCAGACAAAGGGAAATCGTACACCTTTACTTTTTCAGGAAAATGACCGAACACGAAATTTCCCAACAACTCGGCATCTCAGTTCCCAGCGTGAGCCAACATCTGTTTGGTAAGTCGCGCGGTGGAAAGACGGTCGGAGGCGCGATTCCCAAACTGCGCAAGAAACTGGCCCAGATGCATATTGGAGAATTTGAAATTCCTGATAGCCAGTAG
- a CDS encoding helix-turn-helix domain-containing protein translates to MDNQKILIVDHDLLVISELAGFLWDEPYELCLAGYGIEGLEILRREEIALAVVELHVEGIDGITLLKHVKEEKIQTAMLIMTSLRSAELGEQLIKAGAASVFDKPIERDVFLTQVKRYMSPQDMWKTRFEVFLEDHYSNSDLKFEDAMRYFRFSKSHGYALFKKHLGKTFREALREVRTGKAKSLIEETPLPIFEIAAHSGFRSSSRLNEAFKRLYGLSPRAYRKKEDIHVRN, encoded by the coding sequence ATGGACAATCAGAAAATTTTGATTGTAGATCACGACCTGCTTGTAATCTCAGAGCTTGCAGGATTCTTGTGGGATGAACCCTATGAATTATGCCTGGCAGGATATGGGATAGAAGGTCTTGAAATTTTAAGACGAGAGGAGATTGCTCTTGCAGTTGTTGAGCTACATGTAGAGGGTATAGATGGTATAACGCTATTGAAGCATGTGAAAGAGGAGAAAATTCAGACAGCTATGCTGATCATGACGAGTTTGCGATCTGCAGAATTGGGCGAACAGTTGATCAAGGCTGGCGCTGCAAGTGTATTTGACAAACCAATAGAGAGAGATGTTTTTTTAACACAGGTCAAAAGATATATGTCTCCACAAGATATGTGGAAGACCAGGTTTGAAGTATTTTTGGAGGATCATTACAGCAATTCAGATCTAAAATTTGAAGATGCCATGCGCTATTTCCGATTTTCTAAGTCGCATGGTTACGCATTGTTCAAAAAACATTTGGGCAAGACCTTTCGTGAAGCATTGAGGGAGGTCAGAACTGGAAAGGCAAAATCTTTGATTGAAGAAACGCCATTGCCAATTTTTGAAATTGCAGCACATTCTGGCTTTCGTTCATCATCGCGTTTAAACGAAGCTTTTAAGAGATTATATGGCCTGTCTCCTCGTGCTTACCGAAAAAAAGAGGACATACACGTAAGAAATTAG
- a CDS encoding aminotransferase class III-fold pyridoxal phosphate-dependent enzyme — MPRHKDHIFHRTLKKEWPKISHGEGIYLFDTEGKRYLDACAGVHVVSIGHGVKEIAEAIAEQAEKVCFTYARFLTQPQIDLSDRIADLAPEDLNRVFFVSGGSEATESAMKIARKYHLATGNPGKYRVISRWQAWHGNTVGALSMSGRSPWRKDYIPYLLNFPHISPPYPYRCAYCKDHSECQLHCAEELERVIKQEGSESISAFIAEPILGTSAAGVTPPQDYYPLIREICDRHNILMIVDEVVTGFGRTGRNFGIEHWDVVPDIMATGKGLSSGYTPIAATVVHEKIYNAIYRESVSFVHGHTYGGNALSCATALAVQNYIQTHDLVSNCAQMGDLMLEKLLPLQNLPIVGGIRGKGLLIGIEFVADKSTRAPFDLSKGVTSRIVDMAFEKGVLVMPGAPGLVDGVEGDHIAISPPFTITESEVQHVVDVIRETIEEVSAQLSK, encoded by the coding sequence ATGCCCCGGCATAAAGATCACATCTTCCACAGAACCTTGAAAAAAGAATGGCCGAAGATATCACATGGAGAAGGCATTTACCTGTTCGATACGGAAGGAAAGCGCTATCTCGACGCCTGTGCGGGCGTGCATGTAGTCAGTATCGGCCACGGGGTCAAAGAGATTGCAGAGGCCATAGCCGAACAGGCGGAGAAGGTCTGTTTCACCTACGCCCGGTTCCTCACCCAGCCCCAGATCGACCTATCAGACAGAATCGCCGACCTCGCGCCGGAAGACCTGAACCGGGTCTTTTTTGTTTCCGGAGGATCCGAAGCCACAGAGTCGGCCATGAAAATCGCCCGGAAGTACCATCTCGCAACCGGCAATCCCGGAAAGTACAGGGTCATCTCCCGGTGGCAGGCCTGGCACGGGAATACGGTTGGCGCCCTCTCCATGTCCGGACGGTCACCCTGGCGCAAGGACTATATTCCCTACCTGCTGAATTTCCCCCATATCTCACCGCCCTATCCCTACCGGTGCGCCTACTGTAAGGACCACTCAGAGTGCCAGCTCCACTGCGCAGAAGAACTGGAGCGGGTCATCAAACAGGAGGGGAGCGAATCGATATCCGCCTTTATCGCCGAACCGATCCTCGGCACCTCCGCCGCCGGTGTGACCCCTCCTCAGGACTACTACCCGCTCATTCGGGAGATCTGTGACCGGCACAATATCCTGATGATCGTCGATGAAGTCGTCACCGGCTTTGGCAGAACAGGCCGCAACTTTGGCATCGAACACTGGGATGTAGTCCCCGATATTATGGCGACAGGAAAAGGATTGAGCAGCGGCTATACGCCCATAGCCGCAACCGTCGTCCACGAAAAGATCTACAACGCCATCTACAGGGAATCCGTCTCTTTTGTACACGGGCACACCTATGGCGGAAACGCCCTTTCCTGCGCCACGGCTCTGGCCGTACAAAACTATATCCAGACGCATGATCTGGTATCGAACTGCGCCCAGATGGGCGACCTGATGCTGGAAAAACTCCTGCCCCTGCAGAACCTGCCAATCGTCGGAGGCATACGCGGGAAAGGCTTGCTGATCGGCATCGAATTTGTGGCCGACAAATCCACGCGTGCCCCCTTTGACCTCTCAAAAGGAGTAACCTCAAGAATCGTAGATATGGCCTTCGAAAAAGGGGTACTGGTCATGCCCGGAGCCCCCGGCCTGGTTGACGGTGTCGAAGGCGACCATATCGCCATCAGTCCCCCTTTCACAATCACCGAATCGGAAGTACAGCACGTTGTCGATGTAATACGTGAAACCATTGAGGAGGTCTCGGCACAGCTGAGTAAGTAA
- a CDS encoding family 10 glycosylhydrolase: MTEIAHRILYVSDPSTIARTVLPDPVREADLRKWVDILADSGIDIFNQEIFSQGWTAYWQSEHYEYDQRPQHQRFRPLIEAGTQPLDILIDQSHRRGMQFIAGFRMNDGHAAHNRKQGVGIAEYIESNPHLRLHDPRPGQNYQEPEALDFTHREVREFTYGVVEEVACRFDIDGVELCFRDTAYFPPHHAVERAHLLTDFIQNIRTRLNERGKETGKKLIFGARIYATPAECESQGIDICNWIQNGLLNYISPQDTMYADHNLPYSEWAALTRETACLLYPGLLPWNSYRARYRLGRIPLSHATCRALAHTMYGAGANGISIYNHFVPSVWQPPFYPQGMQVFHQLRDPERVARGERHYIFDPTWDGFSGFGANGRRSTGVINAQQLRLPRGEQHPTGEFRFQLYENLQHAHCATLLFRGFGLTADDEIDVRLNGHTIPDEAIGRTASSDRVTTVDSTREKDGRNIPCTAQGGRIEFRTLAEKPTFSTRWFILSDPLLERGDNYLSITLTRSDPKATSPTIVIDEVEIFVEPR; this comes from the coding sequence ATGACAGAAATAGCCCATCGGATCCTCTATGTAAGCGACCCATCCACGATCGCACGCACGGTATTGCCCGATCCAGTAAGAGAAGCAGACCTGCGCAAATGGGTGGATATACTCGCGGACAGCGGAATAGACATATTCAATCAAGAGATATTCTCTCAAGGATGGACGGCCTACTGGCAATCCGAACACTACGAATACGACCAGCGGCCTCAGCACCAGCGGTTCAGACCGTTAATCGAAGCGGGCACACAGCCCCTGGACATCCTCATCGACCAATCGCACCGACGCGGCATGCAATTTATCGCTGGCTTCCGCATGAACGACGGCCATGCCGCGCACAACCGCAAACAGGGCGTCGGCATTGCCGAATATATTGAATCCAATCCACATCTGCGGTTGCACGACCCGCGTCCCGGGCAGAACTACCAGGAACCAGAAGCACTCGACTTCACACATCGCGAAGTTCGAGAATTCACCTATGGCGTCGTAGAAGAAGTCGCCTGCAGATTTGATATCGACGGTGTGGAACTGTGTTTTCGAGACACCGCCTACTTCCCCCCGCACCATGCTGTCGAACGCGCACACCTCCTGACAGATTTCATACAAAATATCCGCACGCGACTGAATGAACGCGGCAAAGAAACTGGCAAAAAACTCATATTTGGTGCGCGCATATACGCAACGCCGGCAGAATGCGAGAGTCAGGGCATAGACATTTGCAATTGGATTCAGAATGGATTGCTCAACTACATCAGCCCGCAAGACACGATGTATGCCGACCACAATTTGCCCTACTCAGAATGGGCGGCACTAACGCGGGAAACAGCGTGCCTGCTCTATCCCGGCCTGCTACCGTGGAACAGCTACCGCGCGCGCTACCGCCTCGGACGCATCCCCTTAAGCCACGCCACCTGCCGCGCACTCGCGCACACCATGTACGGCGCCGGTGCAAATGGCATATCGATCTACAACCATTTTGTGCCCTCCGTGTGGCAGCCGCCTTTTTACCCCCAGGGCATGCAGGTCTTCCACCAACTCCGCGACCCCGAACGCGTCGCGCGCGGCGAACGGCACTACATCTTCGATCCCACCTGGGACGGATTCAGCGGTTTTGGAGCCAATGGCAGACGCAGCACAGGCGTAATCAACGCACAACAACTTCGACTACCGCGCGGCGAACAGCACCCCACGGGTGAATTTCGCTTTCAACTCTATGAAAATCTGCAACACGCGCATTGCGCGACCCTCCTCTTTCGGGGATTTGGCCTGACCGCGGACGATGAAATCGACGTACGCCTCAACGGCCATACCATCCCCGACGAAGCCATCGGACGCACCGCATCCTCTGATCGCGTCACAACCGTAGATTCGACACGGGAAAAAGACGGCAGAAACATACCCTGTACCGCGCAGGGCGGGCGGATCGAATTTCGCACACTCGCGGAAAAACCCACCTTTTCCACGCGCTGGTTTATCCTCTCAGACCCGCTCCTCGAACGCGGCGACAACTACCTGTCCATCACGCTCACCAGAAGCGATCCCAAAGCCACATCCCCCACAATTGTAATCGACGAAGTAGAGATATTCGTCGAACCGCGTTGA
- a CDS encoding RNA polymerase sigma factor RpoD/SigA, whose amino-acid sequence MEYTQQETQYAREASVQSYLRELRKYPPLSREEEQKVLRKAKQGNQAAIDKVITSNLRFVVSVALEYQGRGVPLADLIAEGNMGLMEALKRFDEERGFKFISYAVWWIRQCILNALKRTSNVVMPANRQEDMDRLARRWGQMTQELGRVPTLDEVASDMKISNKRAERALRCVRPDLSLSMPVDTAGEQPLQNILESDEEGPDQLVMYRDQSEFILRSLNDSLDPREREVIRAYFGLDGGERRTLSDIGCSLGVTRERVRQIRNRALAKLQRYFRRGKVEDLV is encoded by the coding sequence ATGGAATACACGCAACAAGAAACGCAGTACGCGCGCGAAGCATCTGTTCAGAGCTATCTCAGGGAACTGCGTAAGTACCCCCCATTGAGCCGGGAGGAGGAACAAAAAGTCCTTCGCAAGGCCAAACAGGGAAATCAAGCGGCGATTGACAAGGTTATTACGTCAAATTTGCGTTTTGTCGTCAGTGTTGCTCTGGAATATCAGGGGCGGGGCGTGCCCCTTGCCGATTTGATTGCCGAGGGCAATATGGGGTTGATGGAAGCCCTCAAGCGATTTGACGAAGAACGCGGGTTTAAGTTTATCAGCTATGCTGTGTGGTGGATTCGGCAGTGCATCCTCAATGCGCTCAAGCGCACGTCTAATGTGGTTATGCCTGCAAATCGCCAGGAGGATATGGACCGGCTGGCGCGTCGCTGGGGGCAGATGACTCAGGAACTGGGGCGCGTGCCCACGCTGGACGAGGTTGCCAGCGATATGAAAATCAGTAACAAGCGCGCAGAGCGGGCGTTGCGCTGTGTGCGCCCAGATCTGTCTCTTTCTATGCCCGTAGATACGGCGGGCGAACAGCCGCTCCAGAATATACTCGAGTCCGATGAAGAGGGCCCAGATCAACTCGTGATGTACCGGGATCAGTCCGAGTTTATATTGCGGTCTCTCAATGATTCTCTGGATCCCCGGGAGCGAGAGGTTATTCGCGCTTATTTTGGGCTCGACGGAGGTGAGCGCCGGACGCTGAGTGATATTGGCTGTTCTCTGGGTGTTACCCGAGAGCGCGTGCGCCAGATTCGCAACCGCGCGCTTGCCAAATTGCAGCGATATTTTCGGAGAGGAAAAGTGGAAGATCTGGTGTGA